In Halogeometricum sp. S1BR25-6, a single genomic region encodes these proteins:
- a CDS encoding ornithine cyclodeaminase family protein, producing the protein MTDVRVLSDDDVAALLSLPDLLPEIERAFVKQGRGEVERPPRPHYPVGAETPGTALTMPAYLHGDPTYATKLAAVHESNAERDLPTVNAQVAVTDAETGLPLAYLAGTRVTSARTGCIGGLAARDLSNGPVRLGVFGAGTQARWQTRAIAAAADLERVRVYSPSESREACATDLRGRLPDVDVSAVDSPEEALSGSNVVVTATTSAEPVFDGDELEEGTLVVAVGAFTPEMRELDATTVRRASRLFADVPEEAVETGDFADVGVDATDLTPLSDVFEGRAGRESDGEILVVASVGSAVLDAATAGYLYERADDEDAGTVVEL; encoded by the coding sequence GTGACCGACGTTCGCGTCCTCTCGGACGACGACGTGGCCGCCCTGCTGTCGCTCCCGGACCTCCTCCCTGAGATAGAGCGGGCGTTCGTGAAGCAGGGCCGCGGCGAGGTGGAACGCCCCCCGCGCCCGCACTACCCGGTGGGGGCGGAGACGCCGGGCACCGCGCTGACGATGCCCGCGTACCTGCACGGCGACCCGACGTACGCGACGAAACTGGCCGCCGTCCACGAATCGAACGCGGAGCGAGACCTGCCGACGGTGAACGCGCAGGTGGCCGTGACGGACGCCGAGACGGGCCTGCCGCTCGCGTACCTCGCCGGCACCCGCGTGACGAGCGCTCGAACCGGCTGTATCGGCGGCCTCGCCGCGCGCGATCTGTCGAACGGCCCGGTCAGACTCGGCGTGTTCGGCGCGGGCACGCAGGCGCGGTGGCAGACGCGCGCCATCGCCGCCGCGGCGGACCTCGAACGGGTGCGTGTCTACTCGCCGTCCGAGTCGCGCGAGGCGTGCGCGACGGACCTGCGCGGGCGACTGCCCGACGTCGATGTGAGCGCCGTCGACTCGCCGGAGGAGGCGCTGTCGGGGTCGAACGTCGTCGTCACCGCGACGACCAGCGCCGAACCGGTGTTCGACGGCGACGAACTGGAAGAGGGAACGCTCGTCGTCGCCGTCGGCGCGTTCACCCCCGAGATGCGCGAACTCGACGCGACGACCGTGCGACGGGCGAGTCGACTGTTCGCAGACGTGCCCGAGGAGGCCGTCGAGACGGGCGACTTTGCGGACGTCGGCGTGGACGCGACGGACCTGACGCCCCTCTCGGACGTCTTCGAGGGCCGCGCCGGCCGCGAGTCCGACGGGGAAATTCTCGTCGTCGCCAGCGTCGGGTCCGCCGTGCTGGACGCGGCGACGGCAGGGTACCTGTACGAACGCGCCGACGACGAGGACGCGGGGACCGTCGTCGAACTGTAG
- a CDS encoding tryptophan--tRNA ligase, producing MTRDHNTETDESVREDARTDGGASAEGADDTSLDPWGSSTISDYRKLFEEFGIEEFDAVLPEVPDPHYLMRRGVIFGHRDYRPVAEAMRDGDPFAVLSGFMPTGDPHIGHKLVFDEIIWHQEQGGDAYGLIADLEAHSARGMTWAEIDEHARDYLLSLLALGFDPEEGELYRQSDNRELQDLAFELGSKANYSEFEAIYGFDGSTNVSHVQSVVTQMADILYPQLEEPKPTVIPVGPDQDPHVRLARDLADRMRFFKVTEAYASFELRDAERPLVAATYDAREEYAEDPETPRCEEAGEWLSAANLDAHGVVAAESARESAVEKLENAGMEPLRPRVRFLDANATDDAFEALIEAVEGEKRRYDEHVDAFELSFEEADELARAVELDHGGYGFRAPSSVYHRFMTGLTGGKMSSSIPASHISLLDDPEEGYDKVKSATTGGRETAEKQRELGGEADECPVYELYAYLLSGDDDEFATEVYEECVGGERLCGGCKEQAAELMEEFLEDHQEKRAEMEEVLDDLDISTESARRGVAPGDD from the coding sequence ATGACACGAGACCACAACACCGAGACCGACGAGTCGGTACGCGAGGACGCCCGAACCGACGGGGGCGCCTCCGCAGAGGGAGCGGACGACACGTCGCTCGACCCGTGGGGTTCCTCGACCATTTCGGATTACCGGAAGCTGTTCGAGGAGTTCGGCATCGAGGAGTTCGATGCGGTGCTGCCGGAGGTGCCGGACCCTCACTACCTGATGCGCCGCGGCGTCATCTTCGGCCACCGCGACTACCGCCCCGTCGCCGAGGCGATGCGCGACGGCGACCCGTTCGCCGTCCTCTCCGGATTCATGCCGACGGGCGACCCCCACATCGGCCACAAACTCGTCTTCGACGAGATAATCTGGCATCAAGAACAGGGCGGCGACGCGTACGGCCTCATCGCTGACTTGGAGGCCCACTCGGCCCGCGGGATGACGTGGGCGGAGATCGACGAACACGCGCGCGACTACCTCCTTTCGCTCTTGGCGCTTGGGTTCGACCCCGAGGAGGGCGAACTCTACCGGCAGTCGGACAACAGGGAACTGCAGGACCTCGCCTTCGAACTCGGCTCGAAGGCGAACTACTCGGAGTTCGAGGCCATCTACGGCTTCGACGGGAGCACGAACGTCTCGCACGTGCAGTCGGTCGTCACGCAGATGGCCGACATCCTCTATCCACAATTAGAGGAGCCGAAACCGACGGTCATCCCCGTCGGCCCGGACCAGGACCCGCACGTCCGCCTCGCGCGCGACTTGGCCGACAGGATGCGCTTCTTCAAGGTGACCGAAGCGTACGCGAGCTTCGAACTTCGGGACGCCGAACGCCCTCTCGTCGCCGCCACCTACGACGCCCGCGAGGAGTACGCCGAGGACCCCGAGACGCCGCGCTGTGAGGAAGCGGGCGAGTGGCTCTCTGCGGCGAACCTCGACGCGCACGGCGTCGTCGCCGCCGAGTCGGCCCGCGAGTCGGCCGTCGAGAAACTGGAGAACGCCGGCATGGAACCGCTCCGCCCGCGCGTTCGCTTCCTCGACGCCAACGCCACCGACGATGCGTTCGAGGCGCTCATCGAGGCCGTCGAGGGCGAGAAGCGCCGCTACGACGAACACGTCGACGCGTTCGAACTCTCCTTCGAGGAGGCCGACGAACTCGCCCGCGCGGTGGAACTCGACCACGGCGGCTACGGCTTCCGCGCCCCATCGTCCGTCTACCACCGCTTCATGACCGGCCTCACGGGCGGGAAGATGTCATCCTCGATTCCGGCGAGTCACATCTCCCTACTCGACGACCCCGAGGAGGGCTACGACAAGGTGAAGTCCGCGACGACCGGCGGCCGCGAGACGGCCGAGAAACAGCGCGAACTCGGCGGCGAGGCCGACGAGTGTCCCGTCTACGAACTGTACGCGTACCTCCTCTCGGGCGACGACGACGAGTTCGCCACGGAGGTGTACGAGGAGTGCGTCGGCGGCGAACGCCTCTGCGGCGGGTGTAAGGAGCAGGCCGCCGAACTGATGGAGGAGTTCCTCGAAGACCACCAGGAGAAGCGCGCGGAGATGGAGGAAGTGCTCGACGACCTTGACATCTCCACGGAGTCCGCGCGACGCGGCGTCGCCCCCGGCGACGACTGA